AAGGTTTTATAACAAACCAAGGACTCTGGCATTACCAAGATCTCCCACTATCAAAATTATTAGTAAAACTTTCCTTGAAATCAAAATTACTCTTACAAAAAGATTATTTCATAGGGAAATGAGCATGTTTTTGCCCCTTTCCTTTTTATAAATACACTCTCCTTAGTATGAATCACATTGCTTGTTTTCTCTTCATAACTTGTTGATTGACCGGTGCCATTGAGGATCAAATATCATCGGACTTCCATTTAACAACTGCAAGAGTGTGGCGGCCACCACAAGCGATTGACTTAGCTAAccattttccttcttcttcttcgtcggcATGATTAAAGCTTCCTTCAGGTGGAGGTATCATTATAGGTAATTCCAATGGTTGTCCTGTTGTTACTTTCCTTCCATATCCAAGTCTACCATGATCTCCTCTACCAAACTGATCCAAAAGACAAAACATGATCAGAGGGACGattgtttttataatgtttCAGGACAAAACCCAAAAGCAGTTTTCTTGGTTTGAAGGGACTAACCGAGAAGATTTTGCCATCTCTTGTCAAAGCAACTGAATGTGTTCCGCCACAAGAAACCTAAATTTTTAGGAAAGAAGAGATCTCAAGATTATTATAAGTTAAATGCTTTACCTACATGATAGATCACTCACTGAAGTTTGAAGCTTTACTTACCTGAATTATATCTTCTTCAGATAGAAGATTTACTTTCTGTGGAACCATTTTGCTGCTCTTGTCATTGTCACCGAACCCTAGTCTTCCGTGTTCTCCTCTTCCCCAACCATACACCTAAGAATCAGAAGATCATATAATCATATCTAGCACATGGtgagaatgagaagagaaggGAATATAGAAACTTTGAGAATCAGTTCTACTACCTCTCCTTTATCGGTTAAAGCCGTTGAATGCCACCCACCAGCAGCAATATCGACCTACAGGTACGTTTAACAACATCAGAatcactttttaaaagttaatggGTATCAAAAGGAAtcaagaaaagggaaaaaagcaGAACCAAAGTGAGATCATCAAGGCCTTGGACTGGAACAGGATGAGATGTTGGCTGAGTGTCACCGGTTCCAAGTTGTCCGTATTCGTTATTACCCCATGCCAATAATCTGCCATCTTCTTCAAGAGCCAGATTATGAAATGCTCCAACAGCGATAAGACGAACATTTTCAAGACCTTGAACTCTTACAGGAACAGATATTTGTTTTCTGCAATTTGGAGGGAACCAAACCCCAACACTTAAGTAATAGCTTAATATTGCACAAAATGAATACTATTGATATGAGTTTAATTGTTCTCTCTATACATGTCACCAGGAGGCCAAGGTTGACCCCAAGTCCACACATGACCTTCACGTGTCAGAACCACCGAGTGAGTACCACCTGCAGCTACCTGTTAAGAAGATTAGACCTCAAACGGTTTATTCATACATCAACATTAAAGAGTAGAACATAAAGTGATGGACACAGATTTAGTTCTGAGGCAATGCAGAGAGCTTTAAGAATTAGACTACAAGCAACTTTACCTGTCGGACTGTAAGTTTCGGGGCACAACGCTTAGGGATCACAATATCTCTTCGCACGGGCCTACCCATCTCGTCTTTTAAAGGCTCGTCACCACATTGTCCATACTCATTCCCACCTACATACTCATTCCCATAAGATTTAACAAGCAAAACATATAGAGAGAATGAAACAATAATAACACAGGCGTTACCCCACGCATATGCTCGGCCCTGATCATCAACAGCTAAACAATGCCAACCACCAATTGCTGCCTACCATCCATTACAACATTCAAAGGTACAAACACTAAACAGTAACGAAAACCAGAATAgattagtagaagaagaaaaagatcaaaCCTGAGTGATCTTGACATTGGCAAGAGCCTTAACTCGACTAGggatgttttctgtttttgtttctggtgGGTGTCCTAATGTACCTCTTTGATTCCAACCCCATGTAAACATCTGAGACCAGTTCAAACAACCAGTAACATAACTTAGTGAAATAGagctttttaaaatcttaacttgGCCAATTCAAATGTTGAATTTCGTCATCAAAGTACTGAAACAAGGACCATAAACAGACCAATTACAGGAtgataacacaaacaaaacctgTTAAAGAAAACAACTTTGAGATATTGGCTGACTTCTAATCAAGATTCTCACAGCTTAGAGACTTTTCACACAACAGAGGAAGACACAGAgcttcattatatatatattattgtaaaacCATGTTTCTAGTTCCTACAAATCTTAAGAGAACTTGTAAAACCAAATAGTACACGCCCTCTTCTTTTTTGGCTATAACAGATAGATATCAGCTCCGCTAATACATAGAGACCAAATTAAAATGAAGACAAATCTCATTTCAATGAATATTCGGATAGTACCGTGCCATCATCGCAAATGGCGAGGGAGTTACGGCTACCAGAGACAACGGAGCGAACAGAGTAAGGCTCAAGAGCTTCAACGACGCAAGCCCATTCCTTGTCTTCGCTGGTACCAATTCCTAGTTGCCCATCTTCTCCAGAGCCCctgaaaagcaaaaaacaagaagataacaagagagagtgagagaccAAGTACTAACAAAAGCGAgtgaaaaatccaaactttgatAAGTAGAGAGAAGTGAAGAGAAGAGTTTTAGACCAGGCTATGATTGAAGTAGCTGAAACCAtttgagagagagggagagacgagaggagagagagaaggtgaatGAATGCACAAAGACAAGCGGAAAAGCAAAGCAGTGGGATTCGAGGAGGGGGATGGTAATAATAATAGCGATGTGTGTTTTTTATGTTAAGTATGTGtctaattacttaattaatactaataggaataatattcataatcaCTAAAAGACATTTATTTGCGTATATTCGTATTTCAAAAAGGTATGCTCAATAAAACTATTGATTTTAGCATATGTGTTCGGAGTTATTGACgagatttttttcaatttctagtaATGTtagttgaatataaaaaaaattatattcaaaatataaatacacACATATGGGAAACATGAATAAAAAAGGAACAAcagaaaaatgataaataaagacaataaatttaaatgtattatgtatgGAAAGAGACCCATGAGTGTTACTACTGcacaaaaggaaaataaattatgaCATGAAGAATAATGCtctgcccaaaaaaaaaaataaagacattttggaatttatttttgttctattggACATTTTAGGTccttggttttgttttcactcTTAAAAtagttttgcttcttctttcttcacttcCTAAATACTTAACAAGCAATATCGCGAGAATCAGCGATCAAgagctttttaaaagcaaacCAACTAAAGAAAAGAGAACAGAGGTTTTTAAGTTTTCTAAGAGAATATCAAATAATGATCTTTCTCGCTGCTACTACAAACCCCAATAATCATATCATATGTTTTTGGAAACTAAAGCCAAATCCGTACCATTACATACTTAAGAAATATCTCTTCCTCACTTTCATCTGGTCAATGCCCTGTCTCTGCTGGTTTGCCCTCTTCCGGCTCATGTTTTGACGCCTCCTTGATCTCATCACCTCCCACCTCATCCTGAAAATGAGCAACACATCACAGTTTAGTAGAAATCTCTCGGCAAAGAAGCTTAGATTGCGTAGATATGGGTTAACGGGAAGAAATCTTCAAGGAGAGGCAAAAGTGTACATTGATGTCAGAAGTCCAGAGGGTCAAATTGTCACGGAGAAGTTGCATTATCAGTGTACTGTCTTTGTATGATTCTTCTCCTAATGTATCCAGCTCAGAAATGGCCTCATCAAAAGCCTgtgaagaaaacaatattaagCAAACTGGTGCTTTTGAACAAATGTTACAAAGTCTGAAAGTACCATAACATTCCGTAGAGTAAAAACAAACCTGTTTCGCGAGACTGCATGCACGATCAGGCGAGTTGAGAATCTCGTAGTAGAAGACAGAGAAGTTAAGAGCAAGTCCCAATCGAATCGGATGAGTAGGAGCTAACTCAGCAAGTGCAATATCCTACATCAGAAGGAAAACACAAACAATCATTCATCAAGACAGCCCCCTTTACTGGTCTCAAGCAGCAAATTCAGATACATGTTCAAACTTAAAGAGTTTACCTGAGCTGACTTGTAAGCAACGAGGGTGCTCTCTGCAGATTCCTTCCTATCAGCTCCAGTCTTAAACTCAGCAAGGTACCTGTGGTAATCACCTTTCATTTTGAGGTAAAAGACTTTGGACTCAGCCAAAGATGCAGTTGGAACAAGGTGAGAATCCAAAAGATTCAATATTCCATCACAGATTCTGTTAAGTTCGGTTTCGATCTTTCCTCTGTAGTCTTTGATAATCGAAACATGATCATCGTTGCCTCtgctttcttccttttgttCAATGGAAGATATGATCCTCCAAGAAGCTCTCCTATCACCAATAACGTTCTTGTAAGCAACAGACAAGAGGTTTCTCTCTTCCATAGTAAGCTCATCGGTGTCAACAGTCTTTGCGACTTTCTCCATGAACTCAACCATTTCCTCATAACGTTCAGCTTGCTCAGCTAACTTGGCTAAGTACacattctcttctctcaaagaCGACATCTTCTTTGTTATTCTTATCACACACTTCTAGATCCTGTTTTTCATAATCCATTAACAAAATTCCCAATAATTACGAAAAtcacaaaagagaaagatacaAAACACAACAACGGTTTCGTGTTTTCTACCATTTACTCGTACGGATCAATCCTCAAttacggaaaaaaaaacataaaaggaaCACTATGCCAACAAGACCTAGAAAGAAGCCTAGATTATACGCCAGATCTCGAAATAACAAGGAACACATACAATACAAAGATACGAAGTCGACGAAACGAAAACATGAACGAGCAACAGAAGAATGATTCgtagagcagagagagagaccagATCCAGGGAGCTTACCGTGGGGGGATTTTGGAATTAGGGATTGTCGAATTCGAAGCTTGTGAGTCTTGTGACTTTGTGAAGGGGAGAAGTGAGAAATTAGGgggaaaaagggaagaagagacTGGGCTTTGATTTTTGgagaaagtaaagaagaaaaaaggccCAATAGTAACTCGACAAGTGTCTAACGGTGTTGACCGGTCAAAGACTTTAATAAACGtgaaaaatgataattttataCATTGATTGGGCCCTGATTCCATCTTTAGGgtaaaagtcattaaaagttgtATGCCGTGCATTGTTGGTAATCTGACTTTATTGTGTTCTTCAAACTGATTAAT
The Camelina sativa cultivar DH55 chromosome 15, Cs, whole genome shotgun sequence DNA segment above includes these coding regions:
- the LOC104744329 gene encoding ultraviolet-B receptor UVR8-like; this translates as MVSATSIIAWGSGEDGQLGIGTSEDKEWACVVEALEPYSVRSVVSGSRNSLAICDDGTMFTWGWNQRGTLGHPPETKTENIPSRVKALANVKITQAAIGGWHCLAVDDQGRAYAWGGNEYGQCGDEPLKDEMGRPVRRDIVIPKRCAPKLTVRQVAAGGTHSVVLTREGHVWTWGQPWPPGDIKQISVPVRVQGLENVRLIAVGAFHNLALEEDGRLLAWGNNEYGQLGTGDTQPTSHPVPVQGLDDLTLVDIAAGGWHSTALTDKGEVYGWGRGEHGRLGFGDNDKSSKMVPQKVNLLSEEDIIQVSCGGTHSVALTRDGKIFSFGRGDHGRLGYGRKVTTGQPLELPIMIPPPEGSFNHADEEEEGKWLAKSIACGGRHTLAVVKWKSDDI
- the LOC104744330 gene encoding 14-3-3-like protein GF14 nu, encoding MSSLREENVYLAKLAEQAERYEEMVEFMEKVAKTVDTDELTMEERNLLSVAYKNVIGDRRASWRIISSIEQKEESRGNDDHVSIIKDYRGKIETELNRICDGILNLLDSHLVPTASLAESKVFYLKMKGDYHRYLAEFKTGADRKESAESTLVAYKSAQDIALAELAPTHPIRLGLALNFSVFYYEILNSPDRACSLAKQAFDEAISELDTLGEESYKDSTLIMQLLRDNLTLWTSDINDEVGGDEIKEASKHEPEEGKPAETGH